CGCGGGTTCGGGCGCGAGTAGCGCCGACGTCTAAGAATAGGGACTGGAGGCCCTTGGGGTCAACCTGACACCTCCCCGGCGACGCTCGGGCACGTCGATCCCACCACCCCGGCCCGGGCTCCTACCACTCACCACACCGTCGGCACCACCCAGTCGGCGCGAGGTCACGTCGCTGGACAACCCCGCGGCCGGTGGGCTATACATCGGATGACTAGGAAACATCCGATGTATATGTTCGATGGCATGGACGTGGAGGACCTGTAGTGGCTGATGCCGAGCGCAGAATCACCGCCCTGGAGACCTGGGATATCCGGTTCCCCACCTCGCGTGAACTGGACGGTTCCGACGCGATGAATCCGGATCCGGACTACTCGGCAGCCTACGTCGCCCTCAAGACCGATCTCCCCGGAACGGCCGAGGGACACGGATTCGCCTTCACGATCGGCCGTGGCAACGACGTCCAACGAGCCGCGATCGAAGCGCTGCGGCCGTTCGTCGTTGGACTCCCCCTCGAGGACACCCTTGCCGACCTCGGAGGATTCTGGCGGGAGCTGGTCTATGACTCCCAGCTGAGGTGGCTAGGCCCGGAGAAGGGCGTCATGCATATGGCGATCTCCGCGGTGGTGAACGCGATGTGGGATCTCAAGGCGAAGCTGGAGGGCAAGCCCTTGTGGAAGCTGCTCGCTGACCTCACCCCCGAGCAGATCGTCGACTTGGTGGACTTCCGATATTTGACCGACGCGCTCACCCCGGCAGAGGCATTGGAGATCCTCCGCCGGGCCGAGCCGGGCAAGGCCGAGCGCGAATCGCTGCTGGTGGCTGACGGTTATCCCGCTTACACCACGTCACCGGGCTGGCTCGGCTATGACGACGCGAAACTGGTCCGGCTGTGCAAGGAAGCAATGGCCGACGGCTTCCAGCAGATCAAACTGAAGGTCGGTTCGGATCTCGACGAAGACCTGCGACGGCTGCGGCTGGCCCGGGAGACGTGCGGGCCGGACATCCGGATAGCCGTGGACGCCAACCAGCGCTGGGATGTCGATGAAGCGATCACCTGGATCAACGCACTCGCTCCGTATGACCCCTGGTGGATAGAGGAGCCCACGAGTCCGGACGACGTGCTCGGCCATGCCGCGATCGCCCGTGGAGTCGAACCGATCCGGGTCGCCACCGGTGAGCACGTTCAGAACCGGGTTGTCTTCAAGCAGCTCCTGCAAGCCGAGGCGATCTCGTTCCTGCAGATCGACGCCGCGAGGGTCGCCGGGGTCAACGAGAACATCGCGATACTCCTGCTGGCCGCGAAGTTCGGTGTGCCCGTGTGCCCGCACGCCGGCGGCGTCGGCCTTTGTGAGCTGGTCCAGCACCTTTCCATGTTCGATTTTCTCGCCGTGAGCGGATCGCTGGAGCGGCGCAGCATCGAGTACATCGACCACCTGCACGAGCACTTCGTCGATCCGGTGGTGGTCCGGGACGGCCGCTACGTCGCCCCGTCGTCCCCCGGCTTCGGCGCCACGATCAAGCCCGCCTCTCTCGAGAAATACGCTTACCCCGACGGTCCGGTGTGGTCGTCCGCCCCATAAGGGCGCGAGGAAGGAGCAACAATGCAGCAGGTGGCCTTGCACACCCGGCTCAAACCTGGCAAGGAAACCGAGTACGACGAATCACATGCCGTGATCCCCGACGAGCTCGACGCCGCGCTGCGCGAGGCCGGTGTCCACACGTGGCGCATCTGGCGCAGCGGACGGGATCTGTTCCACCTCGTCGAGGTCGACGACTACCAGGCGATGCGGAACGCGCTGCGTGACCACCCGGCGAACATCCAGTGGCAGGCGAGGATGGCCGAGCTGCTGGAGGTCCAGGACAGCTATGCCGGCGACGACCACGGCCTGAGCCTCGTGTGGGAGCTTCCATGATCACCCGCCGGCGAGCGGGGCGGACCGCGGCTGAACTCACGACCCTGTCGCTCGGCGGCGCCCCAATCGGCAATCTCTACCGCGCGGTCGACGACGATGACGCGGCAGCGGCCATCGACGAGGCATGGCGCAGCGGCATTCGCTATTTCGACACCGCGCCCCACTACGGCCTCGGCCTCTCCGAACGCCGCGTCGGCGCGGCCCTTCGGCAGCGGCCGCGAGACCAGTACGTGGTATCCACCAAGGTCGGCCGGCTACTAGAACCCGTCCCGGCAGGCTCCGGCGCGCGCGACGATGAGGGTTTCGACGTCGCGGCGACACACCGGCGGATCTGGGACTTCAGCCGCGACGGCGTCCTCCGGTCCGTCGAGCACAGTCTCGAGCGACTCGGGCTCGACCGGATCGACGTGCTGTTCCTGCACGACCCCGACGACCACTGGCAACAGGCGATCGACGAGGCATGTCCGGCGCTGACCCAGCTTCGGGACGAAGGAGTGGTGACGGCCATCGGCGCCGGCATGAACCAGTCCGAGATGCTGTCCCGCTTCGTGCGCCACGCTGACATGGACCTGATCATGCTGGCCGGGCGGTACACGTTGCTCGAGCAAGGCGCGCTGGATGAGTTCCTGCCACTGTGTGAACAGCGCGGCGTCAGCGTGGTCGCGGCGGCGGTTTTCAACTCCGGGCTACTGGCCAAGCCACACCCCGAGCCGGGAGCGATGTACAACTACGGCGAGGCTCCGGCCACGCTGCTCCGCCGTGCGCAACACATCGGCCGGATCTGCGAACGGCACGGCACCACACTGCCGGCGGCAGCTATGCGGTTCCCGCTGGCGCATCCGGCGGTGGCCACGGTGAACGTGGGCTCCCGCGACGCCGAACAGGTGCGGCGCAACGTTCAGCTGTTCCAGGCGCCGATTCCCTCGCAGCTGTGGTCCGAACTCCAAGACGAGGGTCTGCTGCGGGCCGACGCCCCGGTACCGGGTGCCGAAGACGAACGGACCCCACCCACTCCCGGCCCGGCTGAGAGCTGATCACATGAGCGGAATCACCGACACCCATCACCACCTGTGGGACCCGGCCCGCCGGAACTACCCCTGGATGACCGGCCCGGCCGCTTCACTTCGGCGCCCCTACGGCCTCGACGAGCTGCGCTCCGTGACGTCGCCCGCGGGTGTCGCGCGCACCATTGTGGTCCAAGCCGCCCATGACGAGGACGAGACCGAAGAGCTCCTCGCCACGGCCGCCAGTTCCGAGGGCTTGATCGCGGGTGTGGTCGGATGGGTGGATCTGACGGCGCCCGATCTCGCGGAGCGGCTAGCGCGGCTGCGCTCGCTGCCCGGCGGTGAATTGCTGGCCGGAATTCGCCATCAGGTACACGACGAGACCGACCCCGAGTGGCTGACCAGGCCCGACGTGCTGCGTGGACTGTCGATGCTGGCCACCGCTGGTTTGGTGTACGACCTGCTGATCCGCCCACGGGAGCTGCCGGCCGCCCGGCGGGCGGTGCAAGAGGTGGACACGCTGGCGTTCGTCGTCGATCACGGCGCGAAACCCGCGATCGCCGAGGGTGTGCTGGAACCGTGGTCGGCGGAGATCGGCGAGCTGGCCCGGCTGCCGAACGTGTCATGCAAGGTGTCCGGTCTGGTCACGGAGGCTGACTGGGCGAACTGGACTCTCACCGATCTGCGCCCGTACACCGACCGGCTGGTGGACGTGTTCGGAGCCGACCGGCTCATGTTCGGCTCGGACTGGCCGGTCTGCACACTCGCCGCGTCATACTCGGACGTCCTCCAGGCCACCCGCGAGTGCCTGGCCGAGCTCACCCCGGGCGAATCGGACGCCGTGTTCACCGGCAACGCCGCCCGGATCTACGGTCTCTGACCCGTGATCGTGAGCGGATCCGCGCTATTCACCCCCGTGATCGTGAGCGGTTCACCGTCGCTATAGCAGCGTCATTGCGCTCACGATCACCGCGCGGCGGGGCAGAATTCTGCTCACGATCACGGGGAAGGCGCCGGGGGATAAGGTGCCGCCGGTGCACTAGAGCGCGTGCCGGAGCCAGTGTTCGACGCCGGACACGTGCACCGTCATCCACGACCTGGCCAGCTCCGGCTGCCGGTTGGCCAGCGCGTCGTAGACGGCGCGATGCTCCTCCCAGGTGCGTTGCCAGGCGTCGCCCTCGGTCAGCCCCCGCCATACCCGGGCCCGCTGGGTCGGCGCGGACAGGCTGTCGACCAGCGAGCTCAGGACCAGGTTGCCGGAGGCCTCGGCCACCACCCGGTGGAACTCCAGATCATTGGCGATGAGGTGGTCCACCGGTGGGTTGGCACCGATCTCGTCGAGCAATTTCTGCAGCTTCCGTAGTTCGTCGTCGCTGATCCGGACGGCCGCCATCGCCGCCGCGGCAGGCTCCATGATCCGCCGCACCTCGAAGAACTGCAGCACGGAGTCGTCGCCGTGCAGATCGATGACGAAGTTCATGGCCTCCAGCAGAAGAGACGACTCCAGGCTGGTCACATAGGTGCCGTCGCCCTGCCGGACGTCGAGGATGTTGATCAGCGACAGCGCTCGCACGGCTTCGCGCAGGGAGTTCCTGGCCAGGCCCAGGCGGGCCGCTAGATCGGCTTCCCGAGGCAACCGGTCGCCCGGGCGGAGTTCGCCACTGACGATCATCTCTTTGATCTTGAGAATCGCCTCGTCCGTGACGGCCATCGCGCCTGCCTTCCCCAGAGATCGGACGTATTCTCGGCCTCAGTATGCCACCAGGGTCGTCCGATGACTCTTCCGGAACAAACCTCCGGCCGTGTCGGCCGACGTCGGGCACCTCAGGTGCCGGCCAGGCACTCCACCACCGGTGCGAAACGTTCGATGATCGCATCCGGCACGATGTAATAAGAGAACCCGAACTGCTCCCGCCGGGCACGCATCACCTCCGCGATGCGCTCCACAGGTCCGAGGAACGCCGCCGGCATGTCGAGCACCTGGTCGGCCGGCAACCGCGCCCAGTCCCGGCCGCTCGTGTATCGCGCGACCGCCGCGCGCACATCGTCGTCGATCACCGGTGAGATCACCATCGACAACTCGACGTCACCCATCCGGGGCCCAGCTCCTTCCCGGATCCATTCGATCTTCTGCTTCATCGCCTCCGGCGTACGTTCGGAGAGAGCGTCGGAGATGGCGCCCTCGGGCAGCGCCTTGGGTAACACCCCGACGATGTCGGCTTCCCTTCCGGCCAGCCGCAACATGCGCTTGCTACCCGCACCGACCTGGATAGGTGGATGCGGACGCTGCGACGCGGCCGGGAAGGTGCTCAGCGACCTGATCGAGTAATGCTCGCCATCGAAGGTCACCTTCTCACCGGCCAGGAGACCTTTGAGGATCACGAGCGACTCCTCGAGCCGGTCCACCCTCAAACGGGCCAAGTCGAACGGCATTCCCGCGCTTTCGTACTCGTCGCGCAGCCAGCCTGCCCCCAGGCCCATCTCGAAGCGACCGCCCGAGAGCACGTCGAGAGTCGCGGCCTCTTTGGCGAGCATCACCGGGTGGCGATAGTCGTTGGCCAGTACGACAGTGCCGACGCGCAGAGTGGTGGTGGACCCGGCTACGGCCGCCAGCGCGACCAGGGGGGCCAGCTGATCGCCGAACGGCTCCCGCACGAAGTGATCACGCAGCAGGAACGTACTGTAGCCGAGCCGTTCGGCCTGCCGAGCCGTATGCGCAAGTGATTCAGGCGAGCGAACCTGCTCGCCGAGAACACCGAAGCGGAAGGGGAATGTCGTGGTCATGACGCGACGCTAACGCTGCACGGCATGGCAAAACCGGCGGATTCCGGACGCGGCGTCCTCGCCCGCTCATGATCATGAACACTGCTGGACCTCTGTGGTCAAGTCTTCATGACCATGGGATTGAATGGGGGCATGAAGCATGCCGGCATCCTGGCGCACAGCGCCGAAGGCGCAGCCCTGTGTTTCCGTACGTTCTGCCAGCATGGCTTCGACGAACTCGGTGAACACCAGCATCCCGACGTGACGCTCGATTGCATCGCCATGGCGCGGAGCATGCCGGCCTGGGACTCCGGCGACCACCAGAGCATTCGAACCACCCTCGCGACCTCGGTCAGCCGCCTGGCAGCGGCCGGAGCCGACTTCTTCGCCTGTCCGGACAACACCGCTCATCTGGCCCTCGAAGCATCGGGCCCGGAGCTCGCGCTACCCGGCCTGCATATCTCTCGTGTGGTGGCCGAGCAAGCCGCCCAGCAGGGTTTTACCCGCGTCGGGGTGCTCGGCACGTCGTACACGATGGAGGGACCCATCTACCCCCGGGAACTCGCCGCGTGCGGCATCGAAGCCGAGATCCCCAACCCGGACGAGCGTCGGATGATCAATACGATTATCTTCGACCAGCTGGTCAACGGTGTCTTCACCGACGCCTCGCGGCAGGACTACCTGCGCGTGATCGACCGCCTCCGCGGCGTCGGCTGTGACGCCGTCGCCCTGGTGTGTACCGAGATCCCATTGCTCGTCACCCCAGAGGTGTCCCCGTTGCCCACCCTGGATTCGACCCGGTTGCTCGCACGGGCGGCGTTCGAGGTCGCCGCCGGACGCCGCCCGCTGCCATCGTGGCGTGGCGGTCGAGCCTAGGGACCACAGCGGCATTGGCATAACAGCCGCATCAAGACCTCATAACGGTCCTTACGTCCGACCTATCGCCGACTTCGGCCAACATCGCACAAACCCACCCTTGACGTCGGCGTCTGCCTTGGCGCGGCGAGAATCGCCGACCACCTGCCCCACCTGCGGGCAGACCAGCCAGAGAAGTTGATCGAGGGCAGGGCATTGACATCGGAGTTAACACAGTTACCATCGAATTCATCCGATCTCTCGCCGTAGCTGTATCACCTACTCTTCGGCGCTGTCTCACCTCCGCACCACCTGACATCTGGAGGACCGTGAACCACCGGCTACTCGAACTCGAGGGAATCAGCAAGAGCTTCCCGGGCGTGCAAGCCCTCTCCGATGTCCGTCTAGAACTGGCCGCCGGTGAGGTCCACGCGCTCGTCGGCGAGAACGGCGCCGGCAAGTCCAGCCTGATGAAGGTGCTGACCGGCATCTACCAGAAGGACGCGGGCACGATCCGTCTCGACGGGCAGCCAGTGAACATCGACAATCCCCTCGCCGCTCAGGCCCTCGGCATCAGCATCATCCACCAGGAGCTTTCGCTGATGCCGGACCTCAGTATCGCGGAGAACATCTTCATCACCCGGGAAAAGCGTCGAGGTCTCGGCTTCTTCGTCGACGACCGCGACCTCAACCGGCGCGCCCGTGAGCTGTTCGATCACCTCGGCATCTCTCTCGATCCCCGGACCAAGGCCGGCAACCTCCTGGTCGCCCAACAGCAGGTGGTCGAGATCGCCAAGGCGTTGTCGTTCGACGCCCGCGTGCTGGTCATGGACGAGCCGACGGCAGCACTCACCGAGTCCGAAACCGAGATCTTGTTCCGGTTGATCCGCGACCTGCGCAGCCGCGGAACCGGCATCATCTACATTTCCCACCGGCTGGAAGAGCTCAAGATCATCTCCGACCGGATCACCGTCATGCGCGACGGCGAGTACGTCGACACCGTGCTGACAGAGACCGTGGAACTGCCACAGATCATCTCGATGATGGTCGGACGGCAGATCAAGGGTGAGTCGCGCCCGGTTGACATTCCGGCGCCCGGCCCGACGGTATTGGAAGTCGCTGGTCTTTCGACGAAGCCCTTGCTCCGGGACGTCAGTTTCGAGCTGCGCCAGGGCGAGATCCTCGGCTTCGCCGGGCTGATGGGCGCCGGGCGCACCGAAGTGGCCCGGGCCGTCTGCGGTGCGGACAAGATCGACAGCGGCGACATCTTCTTACACGGCCAGCCAGTCAAGATCAAGAGCCCGGCCGACGCCGCACGGCTGCGAATCGGCTACCTGTCCGAGGACCGCAAGCGATTCGGCCTGATGCTCGACCAAGACGTCAACTTCAACATTTCGATCTCGTCGCTAGGGAATCACGCCAACCCTCTCGGTTTCATCCGTGACGACCAAGCACGTCAGACGTCTCGGTCGTACGTCGAGTCGATGCGGATCAAAACCCCGTCGATCCAGCAACGCACCAAGAACCTCTCCGGAGGCAACCAGCAGAAGGTGGTCATCGCCAAATGGCTGGCCAAGGACTGCGACGTGCTGATCTTCGACGAACCCACCCGTGGCATCGACGTCGGCGCCAAGGAAGAGATCTACGAACTGCTCAACGCGCTGGCCGCACAGGGCAAGTCCATCATCATGATCTCCTCCGAGCTGCCGGAAGTGCTGCGTTTGTCACACCGGATCGTCGTGATGTGTGAAGGGCGCGTTACCGGGATTCTCGACAACGCCGACGCCGACCAGGAAGTCCTCATGGACTACGCCACCCGCTCCGGAGCGCATGGAGGAATCGCTGCATGAACGAGGTCAAGACCGCCGACCAGCCGACGGATGACTCCGCCGTGCCGGCGAGCACCCCCGCCGGCCGCACGGCTCGCGGCATCGTGCGCCAGCAACTGCAGCAGATCCTGGCCTTCGCCAGCCTGATCGTGCTGGTCGCCTTCTTCGCGCTGGCCAACGACAACTTCCTCACCTGGTCCAACGTCACCGGCATTCTGGTGTCGACGGCCGTCATCGGGATCCTCGCGCTCGGGACCACCTACGTCATCATCACCGGCGGCATCGAACTGTCGCTGGGCACCGGGATGACGCTGGCGGCGGTCATGACCGGCGTCTTCCTGGTCAACCTCGGCTGGCCGCTGTACCTGGGCGTGCTGGGCGGCGTGCTGACCGGTGCGCTGATCGGGCTGGTCAACGGCTTCAACATCGCGTTCCTGAAGATCCCTCCGTTCATCGCGACGTTGGCGATGATGATGATCGCCCAGGGACTGGCGTTGGTCATCTCGGGCACGGCACCCATCTACTTCACCGACGTCTCCGGGTTCACCGGCATCTCCCAGGGCTCGGCCATACCCGGCGTCGACATCCCCAACGCGGTCCTGATCCTGTTCTCCGCGACGATCGTGGCCGCCCTGATACTCGGCAAGTCGATTCTCGGCCGTTTCACCTTCGCCATCGGCAGCAACGAGGAAGCCGCCGTGCTCTCCGGCATCAACGTCCGGAAATGGAAGATCATCATCTACACGCTCTCCGGTGCCTTCATGGGAATCGCCGGAGTGGTTCTCGCGGCCCGGCTGAACTCCGCGCAGCCTGCGATCGGCGTCGGTTACGAACTGCAGGCTATCGCCGCCGTCGTCATCGGTGGCACATCGTTGCAAGGCGGCAAGGGCAGCATCGTCGGCACGCTGATCGGAGCACTGATCGTCGGCACCGTCACCAACGGGCTGCGCATCATGTCCATTCCCCAGGAATGGCAGACCGTCATCATCGGCCTGGTCATCCTCCTCGCTGTCTATACCGACATCCTTCGCCGCGGCAAACAGGGATAGCCCTCGCCTCTACTAGTCGCCCCCATCCCCATCAGCTCTTCACACCGATTCGGAGATCATCATGAGAAGACGCATCACCGGCGTAGCCGGGCTCGTCGCCGCCGCTTTCGTCCTCGCCGCGTGCGGCTCGGACGACACTGGCACCACTGACGGCGCCGATGGCGAGGCCCCACCCGGCGACAGCGACCGGACCTACGTCGCCTTGGTGTCCAAGGGTTTCCAGCACCAGTTCTGGCAGTCCGTCCGCGACGGTGCCCAGCAGGCCGCCGACGAGTTCGACGTCGACATCACCTTCGAGGGCCCGGACTCCGAGTCGGAGGTCGCGCAGCAGATCGACATGCTCCAGACCGCAATCGACCGTAGCCCCGACGCGCTCGGGTTCGCCGCCCTGGACAGCCAGGCGGCCGCACCGCTGATGGATCAGGCGGCATCCAGCGACATCCCGGTGATCGCCTTCGACTCCGGAGTGGACAGCGAGGTACCGCTGGCCACCGCCGCCACCGACAACCGGGCGGCGGCCGCGCTGGCGGCCGAGAACATGGTCGAGCTCATCGGCGGGTCCGGGCAGATCGCGATGGTGGTACACGACCAGACGAGCGTCACCGGAACCGAACGCCGCGACGGCTTCGTCGAGTACATCGAGCAGAACGCACCCGACGTCGAGATCGTCGACATCCAGTACGGCGGCGGCGACCACCTCGAATCCACCAACGTGGCCACCGCCATCATCCAGGGCAACCCGGACCTGGACGGCATCTACGGCTCCAACGAAGGTTCGGCCATCGGGGTCGTCAATGCCGTGAAGGAGCTCGGCATCGCCGGTGACCTGGTCATCGTCGGCTTCGACTCCGGTCAGGCGCAGATGGATGCCATCCGCGACGGGGTGATGGCCGGTGCCATCACGCAGAACCCCGTCGGCATCGGATACGAGACGGTGAAGGCCGCCGTCGAGGCGCTGGAAGGCGACGAGCTGCCGGAAACCATCGACACCGGCTTCTTCTGGTACGACGAGTCGAACATCGACGACGACGAGATCCAGGCCGTCCTCTACGAGTGACCCCACCCCGGTGATCGTCAGTACGCTGTGGTCGCGATCTGATGATCGTCAGTGGGTTGTGGTTGCTGCTTAGCAGCCACAACCCACTGACGATCACCGACGTTGGGGTGGGTTTGACAACGTCAGGGGGATGAGCTCGCGGCGCTGTTCGTCCCAGGTCCCCTGAGCCAGGCGCCGCGCGCGGGGCGGTGACGGGGGTGTGAAACCGGCCGCCACCCGCAGGCCAGCGAGGACCTCCTCCGGACGGACCGTCGGCGTTTGGTGTTCGATGACGCAGCGAATGGCCGGCTCGGATGTGTCGTGGCTCTCGTCGGCTTCGGCGAAGAGTACTGCTCCGCGGGCGTCTATCTTGCGGTTGCCCTTCTTGGTGAGACGTTCGACTTCGACGGACTCAGCGCCCAGGAAGGTGGCCAGCGCCGATCGGATCTCGTCGGGTGCCGCACCGGGACAGGCGATTTCCCATAGTGATGCCCGCAGGCGGTCAGCGAGCGAGCCGGGCTCCGCGGGATCGACTTCGCCGACCTCGATGATGTCGAGGCCGGGCGGCAGTGCCTCGTCGAGGGATAGGCGGATCTGATCCGGATCGCGCCGATCCGTGAGAGAGATCTCGAGATACTCCGCCTCGCTTGCGGCGCCGGTGGGTGCGGCGCCGGCAAACGAGATCTTCGGATGTGGCGTGAACCCGTAGGAGAAGGCCATAGGCACCTGGGCGCGGCGCAGGGCACGTTCGAACGCACGCTGGAAGTCACGATGGCTGGTGAACCGGAGACGGCCGCGTTTGGCGAACCGAACACGCATCTTCTGCACCGCGGGTTGCTGGTCGCGCTCCGGCGCCGCCCGATGGGACTGTGGACTCACCTGGCTAGCCTATCCAGGCTGGCCGGCGTGCTCGCTCTGCCGGCTCCGCCCTCCCGAGTTGATCATGGGCGAATACACCTTTGGCGAGGCCGTAAATCAGGTATCTACCCATGATCAACAACGGGAGTGGTAGATCGTTTCCGCTAATGGACCATGACCGGCGCGGCCTCTTCGGCCGATCCGTCGCCATCGGACACACGCGCCGTGCGCTGGTCGGCATTGACGAACGTATAAGCGATGACCGCCGACGCCACCAGGATCGCCACTGCCCACCAGATGGCCGACGTATAACCGTGCACCATGGCCTGAAGCTGGACCTGCTCCACAGACACCGCGCTGCCGACGTTCGTCGCCAGGTAGGTGGTGGTCGCGCTGGCGGCGATCGTGTTCAGCAACGCAATCCCGATGGCCCCACCGACCTGCTGCGAGGTGTTGATCATCGCCGAGGCGATACCGGAGTCGCGCGGCTCGACGCCGTACGTCGCCAGGCTCATGGCCGGCATGAACGTCGTTCCCAAGCCCAGCCCGAGCAGGATCTGTGCCGGCAGGATCAGCCCGACGTACGAACTGCCGGGTTCGAGTTGGGTGAGCATCAGCATGCCCACGGCCGCGATCGCCAGTCCCGGACCCATCAAGTAACGGGCCGGAATCCGGGTCATCAGCCTGGCGCCGACCTGTGTCGACCCGGTGATCATGCCAGCCACCATTGGCAGGAACGCCAGGCCAGTGCGCACCGGGCTGTAGCCTTCGACGATCTGCAGGTAATACGTCAGGAACAGGAACAGGCCGAACATCGAGACGATCGCCAGCCCCAGCGACAAGTAGACACCGCCCCGGTTGCGATCCAGCACCACACGCAACGGAAGCAGCGGGGCCTTGACCCTCCGCTCGACCATGACGAACACCCCGAGCAGCAAGACGGTCGCCACGAACATGCCTATGGTGACCGCGTCGGTCCAGCCGTCGGTCTCAGCTCGGGTGAAGCCGTAGACAAGCGCCACCAGTCCGAGTGTGCCGAGCAACGCACCGGGAATATCGAGCGCAGAGGGATTCCGACTGTCTTTGGGCTCCTTGATCTGCGCGAATCCGCCCAGGAACGCCACAGCGGCGATCGGGATGTTGACGTAGAACACCCAACGCCAGTCCAGGTATTCGGTGAGGAAGCCGCCCAGAATCAGGCCAACCGCGGCTCCTCCACCAGCGATGGCGCCGAAGATACCGAAGGCCTTCGCCCGCTCCCTGCCGTCGGTGAACGTCACCGCAAGCAACGACAAC
This genomic stretch from Phytoactinopolyspora mesophila harbors:
- a CDS encoding L-rhamnose mutarotase is translated as MQQVALHTRLKPGKETEYDESHAVIPDELDAALREAGVHTWRIWRSGRDLFHLVEVDDYQAMRNALRDHPANIQWQARMAELLEVQDSYAGDDHGLSLVWELP
- a CDS encoding L-fuconate dehydratase; this encodes MADAERRITALETWDIRFPTSRELDGSDAMNPDPDYSAAYVALKTDLPGTAEGHGFAFTIGRGNDVQRAAIEALRPFVVGLPLEDTLADLGGFWRELVYDSQLRWLGPEKGVMHMAISAVVNAMWDLKAKLEGKPLWKLLADLTPEQIVDLVDFRYLTDALTPAEALEILRRAEPGKAERESLLVADGYPAYTTSPGWLGYDDAKLVRLCKEAMADGFQQIKLKVGSDLDEDLRRLRLARETCGPDIRIAVDANQRWDVDEAITWINALAPYDPWWIEEPTSPDDVLGHAAIARGVEPIRVATGEHVQNRVVFKQLLQAEAISFLQIDAARVAGVNENIAILLLAAKFGVPVCPHAGGVGLCELVQHLSMFDFLAVSGSLERRSIEYIDHLHEHFVDPVVVRDGRYVAPSSPGFGATIKPASLEKYAYPDGPVWSSAP
- a CDS encoding TIGR03621 family F420-dependent LLM class oxidoreductase, with protein sequence MTTTFPFRFGVLGEQVRSPESLAHTARQAERLGYSTFLLRDHFVREPFGDQLAPLVALAAVAGSTTTLRVGTVVLANDYRHPVMLAKEAATLDVLSGGRFEMGLGAGWLRDEYESAGMPFDLARLRVDRLEESLVILKGLLAGEKVTFDGEHYSIRSLSTFPAASQRPHPPIQVGAGSKRMLRLAGREADIVGVLPKALPEGAISDALSERTPEAMKQKIEWIREGAGPRMGDVELSMVISPVIDDDVRAAVARYTSGRDWARLPADQVLDMPAAFLGPVERIAEVMRARREQFGFSYYIVPDAIIERFAPVVECLAGT
- a CDS encoding amidohydrolase family protein; translation: MSGITDTHHHLWDPARRNYPWMTGPAASLRRPYGLDELRSVTSPAGVARTIVVQAAHDEDETEELLATAASSEGLIAGVVGWVDLTAPDLAERLARLRSLPGGELLAGIRHQVHDETDPEWLTRPDVLRGLSMLATAGLVYDLLIRPRELPAARRAVQEVDTLAFVVDHGAKPAIAEGVLEPWSAEIGELARLPNVSCKVSGLVTEADWANWTLTDLRPYTDRLVDVFGADRLMFGSDWPVCTLAASYSDVLQATRECLAELTPGESDAVFTGNAARIYGL
- a CDS encoding aldo/keto reductase, producing MITRRRAGRTAAELTTLSLGGAPIGNLYRAVDDDDAAAAIDEAWRSGIRYFDTAPHYGLGLSERRVGAALRQRPRDQYVVSTKVGRLLEPVPAGSGARDDEGFDVAATHRRIWDFSRDGVLRSVEHSLERLGLDRIDVLFLHDPDDHWQQAIDEACPALTQLRDEGVVTAIGAGMNQSEMLSRFVRHADMDLIMLAGRYTLLEQGALDEFLPLCEQRGVSVVAAAVFNSGLLAKPHPEPGAMYNYGEAPATLLRRAQHIGRICERHGTTLPAAAMRFPLAHPAVATVNVGSRDAEQVRRNVQLFQAPIPSQLWSELQDEGLLRADAPVPGAEDERTPPTPGPAES
- a CDS encoding aspartate/glutamate racemase family protein, giving the protein MKHAGILAHSAEGAALCFRTFCQHGFDELGEHQHPDVTLDCIAMARSMPAWDSGDHQSIRTTLATSVSRLAAAGADFFACPDNTAHLALEASGPELALPGLHISRVVAEQAAQQGFTRVGVLGTSYTMEGPIYPRELAACGIEAEIPNPDERRMINTIIFDQLVNGVFTDASRQDYLRVIDRLRGVGCDAVALVCTEIPLLVTPEVSPLPTLDSTRLLARAAFEVAAGRRPLPSWRGGRA
- a CDS encoding ABC transporter permease, which produces MNEVKTADQPTDDSAVPASTPAGRTARGIVRQQLQQILAFASLIVLVAFFALANDNFLTWSNVTGILVSTAVIGILALGTTYVIITGGIELSLGTGMTLAAVMTGVFLVNLGWPLYLGVLGGVLTGALIGLVNGFNIAFLKIPPFIATLAMMMIAQGLALVISGTAPIYFTDVSGFTGISQGSAIPGVDIPNAVLILFSATIVAALILGKSILGRFTFAIGSNEEAAVLSGINVRKWKIIIYTLSGAFMGIAGVVLAARLNSAQPAIGVGYELQAIAAVVIGGTSLQGGKGSIVGTLIGALIVGTVTNGLRIMSIPQEWQTVIIGLVILLAVYTDILRRGKQG
- a CDS encoding FadR/GntR family transcriptional regulator is translated as MAVTDEAILKIKEMIVSGELRPGDRLPREADLAARLGLARNSLREAVRALSLINILDVRQGDGTYVTSLESSLLLEAMNFVIDLHGDDSVLQFFEVRRIMEPAAAAMAAVRISDDELRKLQKLLDEIGANPPVDHLIANDLEFHRVVAEASGNLVLSSLVDSLSAPTQRARVWRGLTEGDAWQRTWEEHRAVYDALANRQPELARSWMTVHVSGVEHWLRHAL
- a CDS encoding ATP-binding cassette domain-containing protein; the encoded protein is MNHRLLELEGISKSFPGVQALSDVRLELAAGEVHALVGENGAGKSSLMKVLTGIYQKDAGTIRLDGQPVNIDNPLAAQALGISIIHQELSLMPDLSIAENIFITREKRRGLGFFVDDRDLNRRARELFDHLGISLDPRTKAGNLLVAQQQVVEIAKALSFDARVLVMDEPTAALTESETEILFRLIRDLRSRGTGIIYISHRLEELKIISDRITVMRDGEYVDTVLTETVELPQIISMMVGRQIKGESRPVDIPAPGPTVLEVAGLSTKPLLRDVSFELRQGEILGFAGLMGAGRTEVARAVCGADKIDSGDIFLHGQPVKIKSPADAARLRIGYLSEDRKRFGLMLDQDVNFNISISSLGNHANPLGFIRDDQARQTSRSYVESMRIKTPSIQQRTKNLSGGNQQKVVIAKWLAKDCDVLIFDEPTRGIDVGAKEEIYELLNALAAQGKSIIMISSELPEVLRLSHRIVVMCEGRVTGILDNADADQEVLMDYATRSGAHGGIAA